The following are from one region of the Drosophila willistoni isolate 14030-0811.24 unplaced genomic scaffold, UCI_dwil_1.1 Seg493, whole genome shotgun sequence genome:
- the LOC124461465 gene encoding uncharacterized protein LOC124461465, with protein MVDSFGSQPLGFATAAIQVKKKRELEILSLYHLARLSNGLTQITAKTMDTYGKIKATLEANKFAFFTHQPRWERGARRATLETAVPNFVKRFCNIDEYRRSIQFVLKSSLEELCNAS; from the exons atgGTTGACTCCTTCGGGAGCCAACCACTTGGCTTTGCAACTGCGGccatacaagtaaaaaaaaagagagaattggAAATTCTCTCCCTTTATCACCTGGCCCGGCTGAGTAACGGCCTGACTCAAATCACGGCCAAAACAATGGACACCTATGGCAAAATAAAAGCTACCCTGgaggcaaacaaatttgccttttttactCACCAGCCCAGATGGGAACGAGGTGCTAGACGTGCGACCCTTGAG ACCGCAGTGCCAAACTTTGTCAAACGCTTCTGTAATATCGATGAATATAGGCGATCCATACAGTTTGTCCTCAAAAGCTCTCTGGAGGAATTGTGTAACGCGAGCTAG